The Klebsiella quasivariicola region CAATGACACGGCTAACGCTCACCGGGTATTGCATGAGCATGTCCCGGACTTCGAAGCTGAAAATATGATTGATTTTTATATGCGGGCCAGCGAGTGGGACAAAGCCCGGGAGTTGCTGGTGCTGGAAGAGCGGGTTGATAGCCAAAACATTATCCTGTTGCAGAATATATGCGAAACCAACACGCTGGTATGCCAGCAACACCTCACGTTTACCTTGAATAAACTGACCACCCAGGTGCCGATGACGATTAAAGATACCGGCGGCAATGAACAACTGTATGCGGTAGGGAGAATCTTTCATTCTCTGGGCATAACACCGACGCCTGAACAGCAGCAGATCATCGACAAGTTGTATGAGAACGCCGGCGCAAGGAAGTAAAACCGTCCGCGTTAATTCACTACTGACCGTCCCCGGCAGCGCAACGCCGCCGGGGAGCATAAAGGTTTAAAAATCCATCTTCACCGTGAACTGCACTTCGCGCGGGTCGCCAATCTGGTTGCCGAGGTTATTGGTGCCGATCGAGGAAGTGTAATAGGTCTTATCAAACAGGTTCTTCACATTCACCTGCAGTGTCACCGGATACTGCAGCTTCATCTTATAGGCGGCGAACACATCCGCCACCGCATAGCCCTGCAGATAATAATCCGCGCCGTTAGTGCCGGAGCGCTTACTGACCGCATGGCCGCCGCCGCCGACGGTCAGGGTGTTGCTGTTATAGACGTTATGAATGTCATAGGTCAGGAACAGCGAGCCGGTATGTTTCGGCACGTTTGGCAGCGGTTTCCCCGCGTAATCCGGATCTTCCAGCACTTTGGCGTCGGTGTAGCCGTAGCTGGCGATCACGCTGAGGTTATCGGTGATGGACCCGGCCAGGTCCACTTCCACGCCCTGGGAACGCACCTTGCCCGCCGTTTTGGCCACTGTCTCATCGCCAATGCTCTCGGTGTACAGCACGTTACGCTTGTGAATATCAAACAGCGCAATATTGGCGGTAATGCCGTTTAACAGGTCGAATTTGGCGCCGACTTCGTAGGAGGTGGACTCTTCCGGCGGCAGCTCGCCGATATAGCTGGCGATCGACGACTGCGGCATAAACGACTGGGCGACGTTGGCGAACAGGGAGACGTTCGGCGTCACTTTGTAGACCAGGCCGGCTTTCGGCGTCCATTTCTCATCGCGGCTGTCGGTATTGACGTTAAACGGTCGGCCTTTACCGGCGTACTGGGTGTAGTACTGGTAGCGCACGCCAGCGACGGCGATCCAGTTGTCAGTCAGGTACAGCGCGTCCTGCACGTAAGCGGCATAGCTCTCCTGCTGGATACGCTGATCGCTGTCGGATGCGGAGACGGTATTACAGGTGTCGAGGGTGCCGTAGACCGGATGATAGATGTTAAAGCCTTTCACGTTCTTGCAGCGCAGCATATCGGTGCGCAGCAGATCGTAATTCTCATAGGCGACGCCGGTCAGCAGTTCGTTATAAAAGCCGCCCACCACCACGTTGCCCTGCAGGTCAGCGCGGGTGGAGTGCATCTTCTGCGTTGAACCGTGGGTACCGTCGACCCGGCGGGTGAGGTTGCCGGTCGCCGAATCATAGGCCATCACCCGCGCCTGGTTATCGTTGTAATTATCCTGGCTGTAGCTGTAGTCGAAGCGCGCGGTCCAGGCGTCGTTAAGGCGATACTCGGCGTTGAGCTGAGCGAGATCGGAATAGCCATCGGTAATATTAAACGCTTCATCGAAGCGGGTTTTGCGATCGACGTTCACCGCATGGCCGGTATTCAGATCGAAAATAGTGCCGCGGTCAAAGGGCGCGCTGTAGTCGCGGTGCGAATAGGACGCGGTCACCGTCGCCCGTTCACCAAACCAGGTCAGGGAAGGGGCGATAAAGCTGCTTTTGTTTTTACCAAAATTGCGCCAGTAATCCTCATTCTGGTATTCCCCAATCAGCCGGTACGCCAGATTCGTGCCTTCGATGGGGCCGGTGACGTCGAAGCTGCCGGTACCGCCGCCAAAGCTGGTGGAGGTCGCGGAAACCGAACCGGAGAACTGCCGCTCCGGCCGTTTGGTGATGACGTTGATCAACCCGCCGGGGTCGAGGATACCGTACAGCGTCGAGGCTGGCCCCTTCAGAACTTCCACCCGTTCGGTGGCGGCGTTAAAGCTGCGTGGCAGCACGGTGCGCAGGCCGTTGGTCATGATCGAGCCGTCGCGGTTGGCGCCGAAGCCGCGGCGGGTAAAGGCGTCCTGGGTACCGCCGAGGGTGTTGGTCTGCACCACGTTAGCGACGTTATACAGCGCCTCGTCGAGTGAGGTGGCGTGCTGATCTTCCAGTACCCGATCGCTGACGGTATTAACCACCTGCGGAATATCCAGCAGCGGCATCGAGGTCAGCGTCGCGGTGGCGGAGCTGAGTGGCTGATAGCCTCTGGTGGCGCTCTGCTGCGCGCCGTCGGCCACCACGGTGATGGTCTCTTCCGCGTCGTTGTTACTTTTCGCCGCGCTATTGTCGGCGGCCATTAATCCCGGTGAGGCTAAAAAAAGAAGCGAAAAAAGCGCGCGCCCTTGCAAGGCTCTGCAGGCGACATGGGGTTGAGTCATTATCTGTTTCTCGTGAACGAATCTGCCTTTGCGGTCAGATTAAGCCAATAAAATCATTGCCCTGAATAATAAAAGCACTCTGTTTAGCGTCTGAATGCGCCTTCAGATGTGTAATTGAGAATCATTCAATCATGAAGAGATGTAGTAGTAAACGTTATGTAAGATAAAAAATTGGCGGTGGGAAATGGCGGGGTTATCACGTCTTTTCAATGAGGTGGTGTGTTGTTATTTTATTGATATTAAATGATTTAATTGGTTTTACTGTTGCGCAGCCTCGCTGTAGTGCTCGCGACGGACGGATGACGATGGCGAGTATTGACTACTACATCTATCCCCGTCATGATCAAAAGAGAATGAGATTTATTTTTGTTTGACTGCAGACTGTTCAGCGATGGCCTGGAACGCTGCGGCGCAGGAGCGAGTTATGCCACAGCGGGTGAAACCTGCAGAGCAGGGGATCGTACTGGATGCCCTGTCGGCCGGATACGGCCAGACCCTGATCGTTGACGATATCAACCTGACCATTCCCACCGGCAAAATGACGGTGCTGGCCGGGGCGAACGGTTCCGGTAAATCCACGTTGCTCTCGACCATCGCCAGAATGCTGAAACCGCTCGGCGGTTGCGTGCGTCTGGACGGGCAAGCCATTCACCAGATGCCGACAAAGGCCGTCTCGCGCCAGCTGGGCATCCTGCCGCAATCGCCGCTGACCCCGGAAGGGTTAACGGTTTTCGAGCTGGTCTCGCGCGGGCGCTACCCGTGGCAGGGGCTGATGCGCCAGTGGTCCGAGGCCGATGAGCAGGCGGTGGAGGAGGCGCTGCGCTTAACCGGTACCGCCGAATTCGCCCATCTGCCGGTGGACAGCCTCTCCGGCGGCCAGCGTCAGCGCTGCTGGATCGCCATGGCGCTGGCCCAGCAAACGGCCACCATTCTGCTCGATGAGCCGACCACCTGGCTCGATCTGCGCTATCAGGTCGATATCCTCGAGCTGCTCCAGACCCTCACCCGCGAACATGGCCGCACGGTGGTGACGGTGCTCCATGACCTAAACTTTGCCGTGAACTACGCCGATCTGCTGGTGTTCCTCAAACAGGGGCGCATCGCCGGCACGATTAGCGACAACGACGTCTGTAGCCCCGAGCTGATTAAACGTGTGTTTGACGTTGACGTGCAGATGTCGATTAACCCGCAAACCGGCAAACCGTTCTTTATGCCGTTTCGCGCCCGCCAGGCCGTTGACGCATGAGCGCCGCCGTTCTGTACGCCGCGCGGCGTCATGCCCGCCCCCGACTGGCGCTCTTTCTGCTAACGCTGCTGCTTATCGCCGCCTCGCTGGTGCATCTTGGTTTGGGCGCCCGCTGGATCGCCCCACAGACGGTGCTGCAGGCGCTGCTGGAGTACAATCCGCGCAATTTCGACCAGCGGATTATCGTCGATCTGCGCCTGGTGCGGCTGGCGGCAGCGCTGCTGACCGGCGCGGCGCTCGGCGTCGCCGGGCTGCTGCTGCAGACGGTGATCCGTAACCCACTTGGCGAGCCGCATATTCTCGGCCTTAACGCCGGCGCCTCGCTGGCGGTGGTGGCGACCTCTGCGCTGGGCCTGTCTCTCGGCGCTTTTCCCGCCGGGCGCCCGCTGACCGCCGCCTGCGGCGCGGCGCTGCTGTTCGGCGGCGTGTTGGCGCTGGCCTCTGCCGGGCGCGGCGGGGCGACGCCGCTGCGCATCACGTTGTGCGGAGTGGCGCTGTCAGCGTTTGCGTCGGCGGTGACGGCGGCGATATTGATCCTCGATGAACAGACGCTGCTGGCGATGCGTACCTGGCTGGCCGGCGACCTGGCCGGACTGAACTGGAGCACGCTGCAGACGGCGCTGGTTCCGGCGCTGATCGGCCTTGGCGTCGCGCTGCTCATTGCCCCACGGCTTAATGTGCTGGCGCTGGGGGATAAGGTGGCGCTGGGCCTTGGCGTTAATCTCGTCCAGACGAGGCTGCTGGGCCTGCTGGCGATTGCGCTGCTGTGCGGTGCGGCGGTGGCGGTGGCCGGGCCGATCGGTTTTGTCGGGCTGGTGGTGCCGCACGTGGTGCGCCGTCTGGTGACGGAAGATATCCGTCTGGCGCTGCCCCTGGCGGCGCCGGTGGGGGCGCTGGTGCTGGTGCTGGCTGACATCGCCGCCCGGACGCTGGTCGCGCCGCAGGAGCTGGCGACCGGAGCGATGACCGCCCTGGTGGGTGCGCCGCTGTTTATCTTTATCGCCGCGAGGTTTTTTAAATGAAGCGCGCCGTTCACCGGGCCGGTTTTCGGCCGCTGGTTATCGCCTCCCGCCAGCTGCTGCTGCGCCCGGCGGCGCTAAAAGTTGCCGCCATCATGATGCTGATGCTGCTGGCGCTCGGGCTGTACAGCCTCAGCCGCGGCAGCTATCCGTTGCCCGCGTCGACGCTGCTGACGCCGCAGCGGTTGGGCGAGCAGCCGCGCTTTATTCTGTTTGATATCCGCCTGCCGCGGATCCTGATGGCGCTGCTGTGCGGGGCCATGCTGGGGCTGGCCGGGGCGGCGATGCAGAGCATCACCCGTAACGGGCTGGCCGACCCGGGGCTGATTGGCGTCAAAGAGGGGGCCAGCATCGTGGTGCTGGCGCTGGTGCTGTTTTTCCCGGCGGTAGGCCTGGTCTGGCGGCCGCTGGCGGGAATGGTCGGCGGCGTGGCGGTGGCCCTGCTGGTCCTGACCCTGGCGCGCGACTGCGCGCGGCCGCGCTTTATTTTAATTGGCATCGGCGTCTCCTGGACCCTGGCGGCCGCGGTCGGCATCTTTATGACCACCGCCGACGTTCGCGACGTGCAGACGGCGATGATCTGGCTGGCGGGCAGCCTGCAGGCCGCCACCTGGCCGCTGCTGGCGGTGGCCGTTTGCTGGGCGCTGCCCGGGGCCATCATCCTGTTCTGTACCGCCCGGGCGGCGGACGTGGCGCTGCTGGGCGACCGGACCGCCATCGGCCTTGGCGTACGTCTGCAGCAACTGACGGTGCTGCGCTTTTTCGCGCCGGTGCTGCTGACCTCGGCCAGCGTCTCCTGCGTCGGCAGCCTGGGCTTTGTGGGCCTGATGGCGCCGCATATGGCGCGTTTCGTGCTGCGCGGCGGCCAGGTATCGCTGCTGTGCGGCAGCGCGCTGATTGGCGCCTTGCTGGTGCTGGCGACCGATACCCTTGGCCGGCTGGCGTTTGCCCCGCTGCAGATCCCGGCGGGGATTGTTATTGCCCTGGTGGGCTGCCCGTTCTTTGTTGTCTTGCTCTGGCGTCGCCGTGATGCCCTTTAACCAGGAAGGTAGTATG contains the following coding sequences:
- a CDS encoding TonB-dependent siderophore receptor translates to MAADNSAAKSNNDAEETITVVADGAQQSATRGYQPLSSATATLTSMPLLDIPQVVNTVSDRVLEDQHATSLDEALYNVANVVQTNTLGGTQDAFTRRGFGANRDGSIMTNGLRTVLPRSFNAATERVEVLKGPASTLYGILDPGGLINVITKRPERQFSGSVSATSTSFGGGTGSFDVTGPIEGTNLAYRLIGEYQNEDYWRNFGKNKSSFIAPSLTWFGERATVTASYSHRDYSAPFDRGTIFDLNTGHAVNVDRKTRFDEAFNITDGYSDLAQLNAEYRLNDAWTARFDYSYSQDNYNDNQARVMAYDSATGNLTRRVDGTHGSTQKMHSTRADLQGNVVVGGFYNELLTGVAYENYDLLRTDMLRCKNVKGFNIYHPVYGTLDTCNTVSASDSDQRIQQESYAAYVQDALYLTDNWIAVAGVRYQYYTQYAGKGRPFNVNTDSRDEKWTPKAGLVYKVTPNVSLFANVAQSFMPQSSIASYIGELPPEESTSYEVGAKFDLLNGITANIALFDIHKRNVLYTESIGDETVAKTAGKVRSQGVEVDLAGSITDNLSVIASYGYTDAKVLEDPDYAGKPLPNVPKHTGSLFLTYDIHNVYNSNTLTVGGGGHAVSKRSGTNGADYYLQGYAVADVFAAYKMKLQYPVTLQVNVKNLFDKTYYTSSIGTNNLGNQIGDPREVQFTVKMDF
- a CDS encoding ABC transporter ATP-binding protein, with protein sequence MPQRVKPAEQGIVLDALSAGYGQTLIVDDINLTIPTGKMTVLAGANGSGKSTLLSTIARMLKPLGGCVRLDGQAIHQMPTKAVSRQLGILPQSPLTPEGLTVFELVSRGRYPWQGLMRQWSEADEQAVEEALRLTGTAEFAHLPVDSLSGGQRQRCWIAMALAQQTATILLDEPTTWLDLRYQVDILELLQTLTREHGRTVVTVLHDLNFAVNYADLLVFLKQGRIAGTISDNDVCSPELIKRVFDVDVQMSINPQTGKPFFMPFRARQAVDA
- a CDS encoding FecCD family ABC transporter permease; this translates as MSAAVLYAARRHARPRLALFLLTLLLIAASLVHLGLGARWIAPQTVLQALLEYNPRNFDQRIIVDLRLVRLAAALLTGAALGVAGLLLQTVIRNPLGEPHILGLNAGASLAVVATSALGLSLGAFPAGRPLTAACGAALLFGGVLALASAGRGGATPLRITLCGVALSAFASAVTAAILILDEQTLLAMRTWLAGDLAGLNWSTLQTALVPALIGLGVALLIAPRLNVLALGDKVALGLGVNLVQTRLLGLLAIALLCGAAVAVAGPIGFVGLVVPHVVRRLVTEDIRLALPLAAPVGALVLVLADIAARTLVAPQELATGAMTALVGAPLFIFIAARFFK
- a CDS encoding FecCD family ABC transporter permease, with product MKRAVHRAGFRPLVIASRQLLLRPAALKVAAIMMLMLLALGLYSLSRGSYPLPASTLLTPQRLGEQPRFILFDIRLPRILMALLCGAMLGLAGAAMQSITRNGLADPGLIGVKEGASIVVLALVLFFPAVGLVWRPLAGMVGGVAVALLVLTLARDCARPRFILIGIGVSWTLAAAVGIFMTTADVRDVQTAMIWLAGSLQAATWPLLAVAVCWALPGAIILFCTARAADVALLGDRTAIGLGVRLQQLTVLRFFAPVLLTSASVSCVGSLGFVGLMAPHMARFVLRGGQVSLLCGSALIGALLVLATDTLGRLAFAPLQIPAGIVIALVGCPFFVVLLWRRRDAL